From a region of the Mauremys mutica isolate MM-2020 ecotype Southern chromosome 12, ASM2049712v1, whole genome shotgun sequence genome:
- the LOC123346030 gene encoding C-type lectin domain family 2 member D-like, protein MLPGQGAVEERGRDVDFSLKCIKDKRIPITVTVVITALIITVIALADKKPPPCSRCPPYVTAACPDRWVGYQGKCFYFSETEENWNNSQSHCSSLNASLASIDSLPELDFMLRYKGLPDHWIGLQREQGEGQPWKWTNGTIFNNLFQVRGEGQCTYLDEYGVSSSRCYSERHFICNRLDDCSRRKPSAAGGDTTSKII, encoded by the exons ATGCTGCCAGGTCAGGGAGcagtggaagaaaggggaagagatGTGG attTCAGCCTAAAATGCATTAAAGATAAACGGATCCCGATTACCGTTACTGTCGTCATCACAGCTTTGATCATCACCGTAATTGCACTGGCGG ACAAGaagcctcccccctgctcccgctGCCCACCCTATGTCACTGCTGCGTGCCCGGACCGCTGGGTGGGATACCAAGGGAAATGCTTCTACTTCTCAGAGACTGAAGAGAACTGGAACAACAGCCAGAGCCACTGCTCTTCCCTCAACGCCTCCCTGGCTTCCATTGATTCCCTGCCGGAGCTG GATTTCATGCTGCGCTATAAAGGGCTCCCTGACCACTGGATTGGCCTCCAGAGGGAACAAGGCGAGGGCCAGCCCTGGAAGTGGACCAACGGTACCATATTCAACAACCT GTTTCAGGTCAGAGGGGAAGGGCAGTGCACCTACCTGGATGAATATGGGGTCAGCAGCTCCAGGTGCTACTCAGAGAGACATTTCATCTGCAACCGGCTGGACGATTGCTCTAGAAGGAAGCCAAGTGCCGCAGGAGGGGACACAACATCTAAGATCATTTAA